The Melospiza georgiana isolate bMelGeo1 chromosome 9, bMelGeo1.pri, whole genome shotgun sequence genome has a segment encoding these proteins:
- the UCHL5 gene encoding ubiquitin carboxyl-terminal hydrolase isozyme L5 isoform X1, giving the protein MSGGSSAGEWCLMESDPGVFTELIKGFGCRGAQVEEIWSLEPENFEKLKPVHGLIFLFKWQPGEEPAGSVVQDSRLDTIFFAKQVINNACATQAIVSVLLNCAHQDIHLGETLSEFKEFSQSFDAAMKGLALSNSEVIRQVHNSFARQQMFEFDAKSSAKEEDAFHFVSYVPVNGRLYELDGLREGPIDLGACHQDDWISAVRPVIEKRIQKYSEGEIRFNLMAIVSDRKMIYEQRIAELQQQLAEEEPMDTDQSSNMLSSIQSEVAKYQMLIEEENQKLKRYKIENIRRKHNYLPFIMELLKTLAEHQQLIPLVEKAKEKQNAKKAQEAK; this is encoded by the exons ATGTCCGGGGGCAGCAGCGCCGGCGAGTGGTGCCTCATGGAGAGCGACCCGGGCGTCTTCACCGAGCTCATCAAGGGCTTCG gCTGTAGAGGAGCACAAGTTGAAGAAATATGGAGCTTGGAGCCAGAGAACTTTGAAAAATTGAA gccAGTACATGGGCTGATTTTTCTCTTCAAGTGGCAGCCCGGAGAGGAGCCAGCGGGTTCTGTTGTACAGGATTCCAGACTGGATACAATATTTTTTGCTAAGCAG GTCATAAATAATGCCTGTGCAACTCAAGCCATAGTAAGTGTGCTGTTAAACTGTGCTCATCAAGACATTCATCTAGGAGAGACCTTGTCAGAATTTAAAGAATTTTCCCAAAGCTTTGATGCTGCA ATGAAAGGTTTGGCACTGAGCAACTCAGAAGTGATTCGGCAAGTTCACAACAGTTTTGCCAG aCAACAGATGTTTGAGTTTGATGCAAAGTCTTCAGCAAAGGAAGAAGATGCCTTTCACTTTGTAAGCTATGTTCCTGTTAATGGGAGGCTATATGAGCTAGATGGCTTAAGGGAAGGACCAATTGATTTAg GTGCATGCCATCAGGATGACTGGATAAGTGCAGTGCGGCCCGTCATAGAGAAGCGCATACAAAA ATACAGTGAAGGTGAGATAAGGTTTAACCTGATGGCTATTGTGTCTGACAGGAAGATGATATATGAGCAGAGGATTGCAGAGCTACAGCAGCAACTGGCAGAG GAGGAGCCTATGGATACAGATCAAAGTAGTAATATGTTAAGTTCTATACAATCAGAAGTTGCAAAATACCAGATGTTAATTGAAGAAGAgaaccaaaaattaaaaagatataAG aTTGAAAATATTAGAAGAAAACATAACTACCTGCCTTTCATCATGGAATTGTTAAAGACTCTAGCAGAGCACCAGCAGTTAATACCCTTAGTAGAAAAA gcaaaagaaaaacagaatgcCAAGAAAGCTCAGGAGGCCAAATGA
- the UCHL5 gene encoding ubiquitin carboxyl-terminal hydrolase isozyme L5 isoform X2 — protein sequence MKGLALSNSEVIRQVHNSFARQQMFEFDAKSSAKEEDAFHFVSYVPVNGRLYELDGLREGPIDLGACHQDDWISAVRPVIEKRIQKYSEGEIRFNLMAIVSDRKMIYEQRIAELQQQLAEEEPMDTDQSSNMLSSIQSEVAKYQMLIEEENQKLKRYKIENIRRKHNYLPFIMELLKTLAEHQQLIPLVEKAKEKQNAKKAQEAK from the exons ATGAAAGGTTTGGCACTGAGCAACTCAGAAGTGATTCGGCAAGTTCACAACAGTTTTGCCAG aCAACAGATGTTTGAGTTTGATGCAAAGTCTTCAGCAAAGGAAGAAGATGCCTTTCACTTTGTAAGCTATGTTCCTGTTAATGGGAGGCTATATGAGCTAGATGGCTTAAGGGAAGGACCAATTGATTTAg GTGCATGCCATCAGGATGACTGGATAAGTGCAGTGCGGCCCGTCATAGAGAAGCGCATACAAAA ATACAGTGAAGGTGAGATAAGGTTTAACCTGATGGCTATTGTGTCTGACAGGAAGATGATATATGAGCAGAGGATTGCAGAGCTACAGCAGCAACTGGCAGAG GAGGAGCCTATGGATACAGATCAAAGTAGTAATATGTTAAGTTCTATACAATCAGAAGTTGCAAAATACCAGATGTTAATTGAAGAAGAgaaccaaaaattaaaaagatataAG aTTGAAAATATTAGAAGAAAACATAACTACCTGCCTTTCATCATGGAATTGTTAAAGACTCTAGCAGAGCACCAGCAGTTAATACCCTTAGTAGAAAAA gcaaaagaaaaacagaatgcCAAGAAAGCTCAGGAGGCCAAATGA